A region of the Candidatus Zixiibacteriota bacterium genome:
ATCACGACTTCAATGAATCGTATCGAGCCGGGCAGTTGTCATCACTGATGACCGAGGGAAAAACAATAGCGGTCATAACCGATGCCGGATCGCCGGGTATCTCCGATCCGGCCTATCGCCTCGTACGAAGCGCCATCGACGCCGGAATTCCAATAGTACCGCTGCCGGGACCGACGGCCCTGATACCGGCCGTTACGGCCTCAGGTCTGCCGACCGACCGTTTTTTCTTCGAGGGATTCTTATCCAATAAATCAGCAGCGCGGCGCAACCGGCTGGAGAAATTGAAGGACTTCGATCACACCCTGGTCTTTTATGAATCGCCTCATCGCACCCACAAAGCCCTGCACGACATGCTCGAGATACTGGGTGATCGTCCCGCCTGCCTGGCCCGGGAGATCAGTAAGAAATTCGAGGAATTCATTCGGGGCAAATTAAGTGAGTTGATCACTCGCCTGGAGGGTAAAACAATCAAGGGTGAGGTAGTGCTGGTAATTGCCGGCGCCGGTTTCGCCGGAGACGGCAAGGACGAAAAGGACGAATAATGCATCCAGAAATGTTCCATATCGGGAGTTTTCCGATTCGCAGTTACGGCGTCATGTTGGCCATATCATTCCTCGTCGGAGTACTTTACGTCGGGCGTATGTCCAAACGGGACAAAAAGCCCTTCGATCAGTACCTGGCGCTGGCTTACATCATGATCATAGGGGGAGTAGTCGGCGCACGGCTGGCTTATGTCCTCTTCCATCTGGATGAATTCGCGGGTAACTGGACCGCCACCTTCAATCCGTTCCATTCCGGTTCGTACGGAATCGCCGGACTGAATATGTACGGCGGTGTGATCCTCGCCGTTATCGGAGCGTATATTTATTGCCGGATTAAGAAACTGAACGTATTGGACACATTCGATTATTTCGCTCCGACCATCGGGCTCGGCCTGGGTATTACCCGCATCGGCTGCTTTCTCAATGGTTGCTGTTTCGGAACCCCTACCGATCTTCCCTGGGGCGTCGAATTCCCCGTTGGCTCCATCCCCTACCATGTTTTCGGCAGTGCTCACCTGCACCCGACCCAGCTTTATTCATCGCTTTACGGTATCATCCTTTTCATCGGCCTGCATTGCCTGCTGAAACACCGTCGCTTCGTCGGTCAGATCGTGGGGGTAATGTTCATGGTCGAGGCTGTGTTCCGCTATGCCATCGAGGCCGTGCGATATTACGAAGACGCCATGCACATGACGGTCTTCGGGATAGACTTCACCTACAACCATTTCATGTCGATCGGGCTTTTCCTGTTGGGCGCCGGGCTTTACTGGTTCGGCCACCATGCGGCTAAAAAAGCCGAGACCGCCGCTTAAAGACCGGAGAAAATCTTTTCGGCAAAGCGATCGGTCATACCGGCCACGTAATCGGCGGTAACGATTTCCAGCGGATCTTTTTCGAGCATTTTCTGAAATCGCAGCGGCATCATACCGGGATTGTCCCGAAATGTCTCGTAAAGACGGGTGATGATTTCCCGCGCTCGTTCGGACAGCAGTTTAAGCTGAGGATGACGATAGAGATTCTGCATCAGATAGCTTTTCAATCCCGCCACGGCTTCTTTTATTTCCGTCGAATACCCCACCAGCTTATACGGAGAATGCCGCACCGCCTCGAGATCGACGATTCTCGCCTCTTCGATCCGGCGTAATGTCTCGGCCATGACATCGGACGCCATGCGGTCGATCAGTCCCCGGATCAAAGCGTATCGACGTTGATCTCCCTCCAGCGTGCGGACTTGATCCCGCACGGTCGAGGTCAGTATCGGGAAAAACGACTGCGACGATAAATCGGCATATTCGATCAATCCCGATGAAAGCCCGTCGTCGATATCGTGCGCGTTGTAGGCGATTTCATCAGCGGTATCGACCAGCGAAGCCTCCAGGGTCGGTTGCTTGCTGTCGTCGAATTCCGGCAGGCTGATCTTCACTTTAGTCTCATGTTTGACAATCCCCTCACGCACCTCATAAGAGAGATTGAGACCGGGATGATCCGGATAGCGTTGTTCGAGATAATCGACAATGCGCAACGACTGCCGGTTATGGTTGAACCCGCCGTGCTCGCTCAGGAGTTTGTCGAGGACATCTTCACCGGCATGTCCGAACGGTGTGTGACCGAGATCGTGCACCAGCGCCACCGCCGCGGCCAGATCCTCGTTGAGGCGAAGATTCCGGGCCAGGGTACGACTGATTTGAGAAACTTCTATCGTATGAGTCAGGCGGGTACGGAAATGGTCCTGTTCATAAGAAACGAAAACCTGCGTCTTGTACTCCATGCGACGGAACGCAGTCGAATGAATGATCCGGTCACGGTCGCGCTGGAAAGCGGTGCGGAGC
Encoded here:
- the rsmI gene encoding 16S rRNA (cytidine(1402)-2'-O)-methyltransferase: MSDSTGGCLFLVPTPIGNLEDITERAIKTLEAADLVACEDTRHSGQLLKLLGLKKRLVSYHDFNESYRAGQLSSLMTEGKTIAVITDAGSPGISDPAYRLVRSAIDAGIPIVPLPGPTALIPAVTASGLPTDRFFFEGFLSNKSAARRNRLEKLKDFDHTLVFYESPHRTHKALHDMLEILGDRPACLAREISKKFEEFIRGKLSELITRLEGKTIKGEVVLVIAGAGFAGDGKDEKDE
- the lgt gene encoding prolipoprotein diacylglyceryl transferase, which encodes MHPEMFHIGSFPIRSYGVMLAISFLVGVLYVGRMSKRDKKPFDQYLALAYIMIIGGVVGARLAYVLFHLDEFAGNWTATFNPFHSGSYGIAGLNMYGGVILAVIGAYIYCRIKKLNVLDTFDYFAPTIGLGLGITRIGCFLNGCCFGTPTDLPWGVEFPVGSIPYHVFGSAHLHPTQLYSSLYGIILFIGLHCLLKHRRFVGQIVGVMFMVEAVFRYAIEAVRYYEDAMHMTVFGIDFTYNHFMSIGLFLLGAGLYWFGHHAAKKAETAA
- a CDS encoding deoxyguanosinetriphosphate triphosphohydrolase, with the protein product MGLLTRPDIENQERALLASYAALSGDSRGRRYPQAPHPLRTAFQRDRDRIIHSTAFRRMEYKTQVFVSYEQDHFRTRLTHTIEVSQISRTLARNLRLNEDLAAAVALVHDLGHTPFGHAGEDVLDKLLSEHGGFNHNRQSLRIVDYLEQRYPDHPGLNLSYEVREGIVKHETKVKISLPEFDDSKQPTLEASLVDTADEIAYNAHDIDDGLSSGLIEYADLSSQSFFPILTSTVRDQVRTLEGDQRRYALIRGLIDRMASDVMAETLRRIEEARIVDLEAVRHSPYKLVGYSTEIKEAVAGLKSYLMQNLYRHPQLKLLSERAREIITRLYETFRDNPGMMPLRFQKMLEKDPLEIVTADYVAGMTDRFAEKIFSGL